From Faecalicatena sp. Marseille-Q4148:
TGGCGCCGGGTTCACGCTTTGAGAAAGAGGCGGGAGGAAGCGGAGAAGACCGATATTATCACCTTGTGCTTCTGGCGGAAAATAATACAGGTTACCAGAATCTTATGAAGATTGTGTCAAAAGGATTTGTGGAAGGTTATTATTATAAACCGCGTGTGGATCTGGAGGTATTGAGGGAATATCATGAGGGGATTATTGCTCTTAGCGCCTGCCTGGCAGGAGAAGTACAGAAAAATCTGCTGCGCGGCATGTATCATGAAGCCAAAAAGGCGGCGCTTCAGTATGAAGAGATTTTCGGTAAAGGAAATTTTTTCCTGGAGCTGCAGGATCATGGCCTTTCAGAACAGGCAACGGTAAACCAGAGACAGCTTCGCCTGTCAGAAGAGACAGGAATCCCTCTTGTGGCGACAAACGATGTTCACTACACTTATGCGGAAGATGAGAAGGCTCATGATATCCTTCTTTGCATTCAGACAGGGAAAAAACTGGCAGATGAAGATCGGATGCGTTACGAAGGAGGACAGTACTATGTAAAGTCTCCGGAAGAAATGAAAGCGCTCTTTCCATATGCGCTTCAGGCATTAGAGAATACGCAGAAAATTGCAGATCGATGTGAAGTGACGATTGAGTTCGGCGTAACGAAGCTCCCGAAATATGATGTGCCGGAAGGGTATACGTCATGGGAATATCTGAATAAACTATGTTTTGAGGGGTTGGAGCGGCTTTATGAAGCTCCGGATCAGGAACTGCGGGACCGGCTTAACTATGAGTTAGAGGTAATCCGGACAATGGGGTATGTGGATTATTTTCTGATTGTATGGGATTTTATTAAATATGCCAAAGATCACGGGATTAAAGTAGGTCCGGGACGTGGTTCGGCAGCGGGAAGCATCGTGTCCTACTGTCTTGGAATCACTACGATAGATCCGATCCGGTATCAGCTGCTCTTTGAGCGGTTTCTGAATCCGGAGCGAGTGTCTATGCCGGATATTGACGTGGATTTCTGTTTTGAACGGCGTCAGGAAGTCATTGACTATGTTGTAGAAAAATACGGTGCAGATCGGGTTGTACAGATTGTTACTTTCGGTACGATGGCAGCGCGGGGAGTCATTCGGGATGTTGGAAGAGTTATGGATCTTCCATATGCTTTTGTAGATTCCATTGCCAAACTTGTGCCAAAAGAACTAAATATTACACTTGATAAGGCATTGAATAATCCGGAAATGAAAAAAGCCTATGAAGAAAATCCACAGGTCAAAGAACTGATCGATATGTCGCGAAGGCTGGAAGGACTTCCAAGACATACTTCTATGCATGCAGCAGGTGTTGTAATCAGTCAGAAATCAGTGGATGAATATGTTCCGCTGTCACTTGGCGCAGATGGTTCTGTTGTGGCGCAGTTTACAATGACAACGCTTGAACAGCTGGGGCTTTTGAAAATGGATTTTCTTGGTCTGCGAACACTTACCGTTATCCAGAATGCAGTGCTTCTTGCTGAGAAGAGCAGTGGAAAGAAACTGGATATGGATCAGATTGATTACAACGATCCGAATGTACTTGGAATGATCGGTCAGGGAAAGACAGAGGGCGTCTTCCAGTTGGAAAGCGGCGGTATGAAGAACTTTATGAAAGAGCTAAAGCCAAATAATCTGGAAGATATCATTGCGGGGATTTCCTTATATCGTCCGGGACCGATGGACTTTATTCCGCAGTATATTAAAGGGAAAAATGATTTTGCCTCTGTCACATATGACTGCCCACAGCTGGAACCGATTCTGGCTCCGACTTACGGATGTATTGTTTATCAGGAGCAGGTAATGCAGATTGTGCGGGATCTGGCAGGTTATACGCTGGGACGGAGCGATTTGTTACGAAGAGCAATGTCTAAGAAAAAAGGCGATGTCATGGAAAAGGAACGGCAGAATTTCGTCTATGGAAATCAAGAAGAAGGCGTTCCGGGCTGTATTGCAAATGGAATTGATGAGAAAACTGCGAATAAGATTTATGATGAAATGATTGATTTTGCCAAATATGCATTTAATAAGTCCCATGCAGCAGCCTATGCTGTTGTTTCCTATCAGACAGCTTATTTGAAATATTATTATCCGGTGGAATTTATGGCAGCTTTGATGACTTCTGTGATTGATAATCCGGGAAAGGTTACGGAGTATATTTATGCAAGCCGGCAGATGGGAATAGAAATTCTGCCTCCGGATATTAATGAGGGAGAGGGAAGCTTCTCGGCAGATGGAGGAAATATCCGTTATGGTCTGAGAGCAATCAAGAGCATTGGACGTCCGGTCATTGAATCAATGATCCGTGAACGGGAATCCAGAGGCAGATTTAAAAACCTGAAAGATTTCATTGAGCGAATGAGCGGACAGGATGTCAATAAGAGAACAATTGAAAATCTGATCAAATCAGGAGCGCTTGACAGTCTCGGAGGAACGAGAAAACAGTATATGGTGATTTATCTCCAAATTCTTGAGCAGGTAAATCAGGAGCGGAAATATTCGATGACAGGACAGTTGTCGTTATTTGATATTGTAAGTGAAGAGCAGAAGAAGGAATTCGATATTGCCCTTCCACCGGTAGGAGAATATCAAAAAGAGACAAAGCTTGCATTTGAAAAAGAAGTACTTGGAGTGTATCTGACAGGACATCCGCTGGAAGAATATGAAGAAAAGTGGCGAAAGAGTATTTCAGCGACCACTCTCGATTTCCAGATGGACGAAGAGACAGGACGAACGAAAGTATCCGATGGAGCCAAAGAAATTATTGGCGGAATGATCGTCGGCAAGACGATTAAATATACAAAGAAGAATCAGACGATGGCATTTCTGACGATCGAAGATCTTCTCGGTACAGTAGAAGTAGTGGTATTTCCAAGAGACTATGAGAAGAATCGGGAATATCTGAATGAAGATGCAAAAGTATTTGTGCAGGGTCGGGTTGTGGAAGAAGATGACCGTCCGAGCAAGCTGATCTGTGAGTCGATCGTGCCGTTTGAGGAGACGCGATGTGAACTTTGGATTCAATTTGAAGATAAACAGACTTTTTTGAGACGAGAGAGAGAACTGTATGACTTATTGAAAGAATCCGAAGGGAAAGACAGCGTTGTCATCTACTGCCGGGCAGAAAAAGCGATCAAACGGCTTCCGGCAAATAGAAATATCAAGGTAAATGATGGGCTTTTAAGCATATTGTCAAATTACTATGGCGAAAGCTGTGTAAAAGTTGTAGAAAAACCTATTGAAAAGATGTACTAAATCATGTACAATCTATTCGAAATGTTAAAATAATGTCGAAATGTGAAGAAGATAGATATTGTTGATATCACAATGGAGGGAAAACTATGACACGCAAATTGAGAACAATTGGAGTTTTAACAAGCGGTGGAGATGCACCTGGAATGAATGCTGCTATTCGTGCAGTTGTAAGAACGGCACTTGGAAAAGGACTGAATGTTGTTGGAATCAGAAGAGGCTACGCAGGACTTTTAAATGAAGAGATCATTGAGCTGTCAGCCAGGGATGTGTCAGATACCATCCATAGAGGCGGAACAATGCTGATGACAGCGCGCTGTCCGGAGATGAGAACAGAAGAAGGTCAGAGAAAAGCAGCGGGAATCTGCAAGAAATACGGAATTGACGGACTTGTAGTAATTGGCGGAGACGGTTCCTTTGCGGGAGCACAGAAACTTGCATATCTGGGAGTAAATACAATCGGAATTCCGGGAACAATCGACTTGGATATTGCATGTACAGAGTATACAATTGGATTTGATACAGCGGTAAATACAGCTATGGAAGCGATTGATAAAGTGCGTGATACTTCCACATCTCATGAGAGATGCAGTGTGATTGAAGTTATGGGACGTGATGCGGGATGGCTTGCATTGTGGTGTGGAATTGCCAATGGTGCAGAACGCATTATCATGCCGGAAGAACATGATTATGATGAGGAAAAGATCATTAAAGATATTATTGCGAGCCGTGAGCGCGGTAAGAAGCATTATATCATTATTAATGCAGAAGGAATCGGCGATACAATCAATATGGCGAAACGTATTGAAGAGGCAACAGGCATGGAGACAAGAGCAACTGTTCTCGGACACATGCAGCGCGGCGGAAGTCCGACATGTAAAGACCGTGTGTATGCATCCATTATGGGAAGTAAGGCGGTTGATCTGCTTTTGGAAGGCAAGACAAACCGCGTAGTAGGATATCGCCATGGAGAATATGTGGACTTTGATATCAATGAAGCCCTTCAGATGAGTAAAGAGATTCCGGAATATCAGTATCAGGTTGCGAAAGCTCTTGCATTATAAGAGATTGAGCCGTTTGAGAAAGAGCTGGGGAATCAGCTATTGAAAATAGAAAATGCAGGCAGAAAAGGACTGTGATGTGTTCACGGGAAATTTTCTGTCTGTTTTTTTCTCTTGAAAAGTTCTGGCGGAGTGAGTACAATAAAATAGGTAGACTTGAAAAGGAGAGTTAGATTGTGAATATAGATGACAGAAAATATGCACCGATCGGCGTCTTTGATTCCGGTGTCGGAGGTCTGACTGTAGCAAGAGAGATCATGCGCCAGCTCCCGAAGGAAGATATTGTATATTTTGGCGATACGGCAAGAGTGCCATATGGAAGCAAATCAAAAGATAATATTATCCGGTATTCCAGACAAATTGTTCGATTTCTTCAGACGAAAGATGTGAAGGCAATCGTAATTGCATGCAATACAGCAAGTGCGCTGGCGCTTGACATTGTACGGAATGAGACGGATATTCCGGTGCTGGGAGTTGTTGTGCCGGGAGCTAAGTCTGCGCTTCAGGCAACGCGGACAAAGAAGATCGGGGTAATCGGTACGGAGGCAACGATTCGAAGTGAGATGTATACGAAAGTGATGAAGGAAATGGAACCGGATGTTGAGGTGACAGGGAAAGCCTGTCCGCTATTTGTTCCGCTTGTAGAGGAAGGATTTGCAAAGCATCACGTTACAGAAGAAATCATTGAATACTATCTGAAATCAATGAAAGAATCAGATATTGATACGTTGATACTTGGCTGTACTCACTACCCGCTGCTCCGTTCCGGAATCCGTGCTTATATGGGAGAAGAAGTCAATATTGTGAATCCGGCTTACGAGACAGCAATGAATCTGAAACAGCTTTTAGAAGAGAAACAAATCGCAAAGGATGTATCGGAAGGGGCACATGCAGAATATGATTTTTATGTGAGTGATGCCGCAGAAAAATTCCGTCAGTTTGCGGGAACAATCTGGCCGTGTGAGATTGATACAACAAAGCAGATCAGTATTGAAGAATATTAGGAGAGAGCAATTTTATGACAAGAGATGTATTAGTGACCATTTCCGGACTGCAGACAGACGTTGTTCCAAGAGAGGATACAGAGGATGAACCAATTGAAGTCGTTACTCCTGCTAGCTATTTCTACAAAAACGGGAAACATTACCTCATTTACGAGGAAGTTACAGAAGGCTTTCCGGGAGTTACAAAGAATAAAATTAAAGTAACGGATGCAAATACAATTGAAATTTTGAAGAGTGGTAATGTCAATACCCATATGCTTTTCTGCAAAGGGAAAGACAGCATGACTTATTATGACACGCCCTACGGAAAAATGCTTGTAGGAATTCACACAACGGAAGTTCAAGTGGAAGAGACAGAGAATTTTATCAGGATTTTGATTGAATATGGATTAGATGTGAATCATGATCCGATAGCAGATTGTGAGATCCGAATTACAGTACAATCAAAAGAGGTAAAAGAATTTCCGGTAACGGAGACAGACTGGCAGTAGAAGCCGGCGTATTCCGGAATTGGAAGCACAGAGCTGAAAATGGAAGAAGAAAAGAGACAGAAGCTATTGCGGGAGTATTGATTCCCCGAAAGTTTCTGTCTCTTTTTATACATACTGTAAACACAGTTTGAAAGTTTATTTATGATTCTTTTTGAAGCGGTCGAAAAATTTCTTTTTCTTCGGCGGCGCTTCCAGTGGTCCGCGAAGCCCCTTGACAGAAGTAATGTAGATACCGCTGATAACAGCTTTTACTTCTTTTTTTACCGGAATGTTCTCGAAGATCTTTTCATCACACATCATAGTCATGATTCTAGGTCCGATCTTGGCCTTTACGACCGGTACTTTGGAGCGGCGGAGATACTTTGGAGTATTCTCCACTACAGCGGCAGGAAATCCTGCTTCTTTGAGCTTCATATGTTTCTTATCAATGATCAGCATCGTGACGTTCTGCTTGATAGCATCCAGCTTTTCCTGCTGTTCTGCCTGCTTCTTCTCAGCTTTCTTTCCAAGAAAATATAAGACAACTAAAACAACGATCATAACGATCAGGATAATCAGCATGATTTTAGCAAATAAAGACAAAAGTATCCCTCCTCATTTTTAGATTCTGATTCTGTATATACTTATGTATAACGATTGTATTGTATCATTGTTACCTGGGAAGTGCAAGCGAAAATGAATCTTCTGTGAAAAAAGGATAAATCGGGAGTTTGACAGTTGAATATCGAAAAAAGTACTCACAGGTCGCATAAAACCTGCTTTTTTTATGTCAAATTTTCTGTTTTTATGGCTGTTATTTTATGTTATTGTATGGTATAATAAGGGATAGGAGGGATGACAGATGAATCTTCACATAACAAAATCAAAAAATGCAGAGTCCTTTTATATCTGTAAATCTTATACAAAAGCAAATGGCAGCACTACTTCAGCTATCGTCCGCAAGCTGGGAACCTTAGAACAACTTTTGCCTGAACATGGTCCTACAAGAGATGATGTCGTTGCATGGGCGAAAAATGAAGTGAAAATAGAAACTGAAAAATATAAAAAGGAAAAAGAAGCACAGACAGTATTGATACCATTCCATGCGGATAGACAATTAGATTATGACAAGCAGGTCTTCTTCCGTGGTGGCTATCTGTTTCTCCAATCTATTTATTATCAACTACAAATGAATAAAATCTGCCGGAAATTGAAACAAAAATATAAATTCAAGTATGATATCAATGCAATCCTCTCGGATTTGATTTATGCAAGAATCTTAGAACCTTGCAGCAAACGTTCTTCTTACAAAGTTGCATCTGAATTCTTAGAAAAACCATCCTACGAACTTCATGATGTCTACCGGGCATTGGATGTACTTGGTACGGAATGTGATCTTATTCAGACGGAAGTTTATAAAAACTCCCACTTCCTTGGGAAAAGAAATGATAAGATCCTTTATTATGACTGCTCGAATTATTACTTTGAAATTGAACAAGAAGATGGAAAGAAAAAATACGGTAAAAGTAAAGAACACAGACCAAACCCAATCATCCAAATGGGATTGTTTATGGATGGAGATGGAATTCCTCTTGCTTTTTCTCTTTTTCCGGGAAATGCAAACGAGCAGACCTCTCTCAAACCGTTAGAAAAGAAAGTTCTTGGAGATTTTGGTTGTCAGAGATTTATTTATTGCAGCGATGCCGGGCTTGGCTCTGAATCAATCCGGGAATACAATCACATGGGAGAACGTGCTTATATCGTAACCCAGTCCATCAAAAAGCTGAAGAAAGAAGAAAAAGAATGGGCATTAAATTTACAGGGATTTAAAAGAGTATCCGATGGAACCCCTGTTGATATCACAAAACTACCCGAAGATGATAAAGGACTTTATTATAAAGACGAGCCCTACACCACAAAGACGCTGCATCAACGCCTGATCATTACCTATTCTCCTAAATATGCCCTTTATCAAAAATCTATTCGAGACAAACAGATTGAACGGGCACAAAAGATGCTGGATTCAGGGAGCACAAAAAAGAACCGCAAAAATCCAAATGATCCAGCACGTTTCATCGGAACTATGGCTATAACAGAAGAAGGCGAAGCTGCTGATGTAAAGCATTATCTAGATGAAATCAAGATTTTTGAAGAAGCCCAGTATGATGGATTTTACGCAGTATGCACAGATCTTTTAGATGACGAAGTTGGTGATATTTTAAAAGTAAGTGAAGGAAGATGGCAGATAGAAGAGTGTTTCCGGATTATGAAAACAGATTTTTCTGCAAGACCTGTCTATTTACAGGATGAAAACCGGATCAAAGCACATTTTCTAATCTGTTTTCTTGCATTGACCATATACCGCTTCCTTGAGAAAAAACTGGATGCTAAATATACATGTGAAGAATTATTAGATATTCTAAAAGAAATGAATTTCGCCGAAATACAGGAACAGGGATTCATTCCTTTATACAAACGAGAAAGAATTACGGATGATCTTCATGACGTCTGTGGTTTCCGAACAGATTATCAGTTCATAACAAAAAGCAAAATGAGAAATATTCAGAAAAAAAGTAAAGGGAAAGAATAAAATACTATAATCCGTGACAACAGCAAAAATCGCTGCAGCCCAGTAACCACAAGGGATACAGCGATTTTTGCTCTTCCTAACTGTCAAAGATGGGATTGTATCATTGTTACCTGGGAAGTGCAAGCGAAAATGAATCTTCTGTGAAAAAAGGATAAATCCCTTTTATTTGTGAAAGAAATGTGTTATAAATGAAAGAGCGTCTGCGACAAAGCATGTATGTAAGAAAGCGTGCGGCAGACAGAAATTATTAGGAAGATTGAGGTATGAATATGAAGAAAAAGTTGATAGCAATTCTTGCCGGCGCTATGGTAATTTCCTCTCTGGCAGGATGCAGCAAATTAAGCGGTTCAAAAGAATTGTCAAATGATAATATTAAGATTTCTCAGTATAAAGGTGTTGAAGCAGAGAAAGCAGAAATTGCTGAAGTAACAGAAGAAAACGTGGATGAAGAGATTCAGTCCGTATTATATGCAAACAGAATTGTAAATGATGTGTCAGATCGCCCGGCTCAGAGCGGAGATACGGTGTCAATCAACTATACGGGAACAAGCGAAGGAGAAGAGTTCGACTCCGGTACATTGGATGTTGAGATCGGAAGCGGAAGTATGATTCCGGGATTTGAAGACGGGCTGATCGGACATAGCGTCGGAGAAAGTTTTG
This genomic window contains:
- a CDS encoding DNA polymerase III subunit alpha produces the protein MNFAHLHVHTEYSLLDGSNKIKEYVSRVKELGMNSAAITDHGVMFGVIDFYREAKAQGIKPILGCEVYVAPGSRFEKEAGGSGEDRYYHLVLLAENNTGYQNLMKIVSKGFVEGYYYKPRVDLEVLREYHEGIIALSACLAGEVQKNLLRGMYHEAKKAALQYEEIFGKGNFFLELQDHGLSEQATVNQRQLRLSEETGIPLVATNDVHYTYAEDEKAHDILLCIQTGKKLADEDRMRYEGGQYYVKSPEEMKALFPYALQALENTQKIADRCEVTIEFGVTKLPKYDVPEGYTSWEYLNKLCFEGLERLYEAPDQELRDRLNYELEVIRTMGYVDYFLIVWDFIKYAKDHGIKVGPGRGSAAGSIVSYCLGITTIDPIRYQLLFERFLNPERVSMPDIDVDFCFERRQEVIDYVVEKYGADRVVQIVTFGTMAARGVIRDVGRVMDLPYAFVDSIAKLVPKELNITLDKALNNPEMKKAYEENPQVKELIDMSRRLEGLPRHTSMHAAGVVISQKSVDEYVPLSLGADGSVVAQFTMTTLEQLGLLKMDFLGLRTLTVIQNAVLLAEKSSGKKLDMDQIDYNDPNVLGMIGQGKTEGVFQLESGGMKNFMKELKPNNLEDIIAGISLYRPGPMDFIPQYIKGKNDFASVTYDCPQLEPILAPTYGCIVYQEQVMQIVRDLAGYTLGRSDLLRRAMSKKKGDVMEKERQNFVYGNQEEGVPGCIANGIDEKTANKIYDEMIDFAKYAFNKSHAAAYAVVSYQTAYLKYYYPVEFMAALMTSVIDNPGKVTEYIYASRQMGIEILPPDINEGEGSFSADGGNIRYGLRAIKSIGRPVIESMIRERESRGRFKNLKDFIERMSGQDVNKRTIENLIKSGALDSLGGTRKQYMVIYLQILEQVNQERKYSMTGQLSLFDIVSEEQKKEFDIALPPVGEYQKETKLAFEKEVLGVYLTGHPLEEYEEKWRKSISATTLDFQMDEETGRTKVSDGAKEIIGGMIVGKTIKYTKKNQTMAFLTIEDLLGTVEVVVFPRDYEKNREYLNEDAKVFVQGRVVEEDDRPSKLICESIVPFEETRCELWIQFEDKQTFLRRERELYDLLKESEGKDSVVIYCRAEKAIKRLPANRNIKVNDGLLSILSNYYGESCVKVVEKPIEKMY
- the pfkA gene encoding 6-phosphofructokinase; protein product: MTRKLRTIGVLTSGGDAPGMNAAIRAVVRTALGKGLNVVGIRRGYAGLLNEEIIELSARDVSDTIHRGGTMLMTARCPEMRTEEGQRKAAGICKKYGIDGLVVIGGDGSFAGAQKLAYLGVNTIGIPGTIDLDIACTEYTIGFDTAVNTAMEAIDKVRDTSTSHERCSVIEVMGRDAGWLALWCGIANGAERIIMPEEHDYDEEKIIKDIIASRERGKKHYIIINAEGIGDTINMAKRIEEATGMETRATVLGHMQRGGSPTCKDRVYASIMGSKAVDLLLEGKTNRVVGYRHGEYVDFDINEALQMSKEIPEYQYQVAKALAL
- a CDS encoding DUF1934 domain-containing protein, with translation MTRDVLVTISGLQTDVVPREDTEDEPIEVVTPASYFYKNGKHYLIYEEVTEGFPGVTKNKIKVTDANTIEILKSGNVNTHMLFCKGKDSMTYYDTPYGKMLVGIHTTEVQVEETENFIRILIEYGLDVNHDPIADCEIRITVQSKEVKEFPVTETDWQ
- a CDS encoding glutamate racemase encodes the protein MNIDDRKYAPIGVFDSGVGGLTVAREIMRQLPKEDIVYFGDTARVPYGSKSKDNIIRYSRQIVRFLQTKDVKAIVIACNTASALALDIVRNETDIPVLGVVVPGAKSALQATRTKKIGVIGTEATIRSEMYTKVMKEMEPDVEVTGKACPLFVPLVEEGFAKHHVTEEIIEYYLKSMKESDIDTLILGCTHYPLLRSGIRAYMGEEVNIVNPAYETAMNLKQLLEEKQIAKDVSEGAHAEYDFYVSDAAEKFRQFAGTIWPCEIDTTKQISIEEY
- a CDS encoding IS1634 family transposase, whose protein sequence is MNLHITKSKNAESFYICKSYTKANGSTTSAIVRKLGTLEQLLPEHGPTRDDVVAWAKNEVKIETEKYKKEKEAQTVLIPFHADRQLDYDKQVFFRGGYLFLQSIYYQLQMNKICRKLKQKYKFKYDINAILSDLIYARILEPCSKRSSYKVASEFLEKPSYELHDVYRALDVLGTECDLIQTEVYKNSHFLGKRNDKILYYDCSNYYFEIEQEDGKKKYGKSKEHRPNPIIQMGLFMDGDGIPLAFSLFPGNANEQTSLKPLEKKVLGDFGCQRFIYCSDAGLGSESIREYNHMGERAYIVTQSIKKLKKEEKEWALNLQGFKRVSDGTPVDITKLPEDDKGLYYKDEPYTTKTLHQRLIITYSPKYALYQKSIRDKQIERAQKMLDSGSTKKNRKNPNDPARFIGTMAITEEGEAADVKHYLDEIKIFEEAQYDGFYAVCTDLLDDEVGDILKVSEGRWQIEECFRIMKTDFSARPVYLQDENRIKAHFLICFLALTIYRFLEKKLDAKYTCEELLDILKEMNFAEIQEQGFIPLYKRERITDDLHDVCGFRTDYQFITKSKMRNIQKKSKGKE